The Coccidioides posadasii str. Silveira chromosome 3, complete sequence genome contains a region encoding:
- the FEN1 gene encoding Elongation of fatty acids protein 2 (EggNog:ENOG410PFFR~COG:L~BUSCO:9220at33183), producing the protein MGIKHLYQIISENAPDAIKVGEIKNHFGRKVAIDASMSIYSFLIAVRSDGQQLMNESGETTSHLMGFFYRTLRMVDNGIKPLYVFDGAPPKLKSGELAKRMARKQEAAEQHEEAKETGTAEDVEKFSRRTVRVTREHNEECKKLLKLMGIPYIDAPTEAEAQCAVLARAGKVYAAASEDMDTLCFDSPILLRHLTFSEQRKEPIQEIHLERVLEGLGMDRKQFVDLCILLGCDYVDPIPKVGPNTALKMIRDHGSLEKVVEAMENDPKKKYTIPEDWPYEQARDLFFEPDVRPADHPECDFKWESPDVEGLVKFLVEGKGFSEDRVRSGAARLQKNLKTAQQSRLEGFFKPVAKTEEEKASLKRKHEEKLEAAKKKKKEDAKAKREARSRPKGTS; encoded by the exons ATGGGTATAAAGC ATCTATATCAGATAATATCTGAAAATGCGCCCGACGCGATCAAAGTCGGTGAAATTAAGAATCACTTTGGGAGGAAAGTTGCTATA GATGC CTCCATGAGCATATACAGCTTCCTCATAGCCGTTCGCTCCGACGGCCAGCAGCTCATGAACGAGTCCGGCGAAACCACCTCTCATCTGATGGGATTTTTCTACCGAACCCTACGCATGGTAGATAATGGTATAAAACCTCTGTATGTCTTCGACGGTGCTCCTCCTAAGCTTAAATCCGGTGAATTGGCCAAGCGCATGGCGCGTAAGCAAGAAGCTGCCGAGCAGCATGAGGAGGCGAAGGAGACGGGCACGGCGGAGGATGTGGAGAAGTTCTCGAGACGCACGGTGAGGGTGACGAGGGAACATAACGAGGAGTGTAAGAAACTGTTGAAGTTGATGGGGATACCGTACATAGACGCGCCTACGGAGGCTGAGGCGCAGTGCGCAGTTTTGGCCAGGGCAGGGAAGGTATATGCCGCTGCATCAGAGGATATGGATACATTGTGTTTCGATTCGCCTATTTTGTTGAGACATCTCACGTTTAGTGAGCAGAGGAAGGAGCCTATTCAGGAAATACACTTGGAGCGGGTCTTGGAAGGGTTGGGAATGGATCGGAAACAG TTTGTCGACCTATGCATACTTCTGGGCTGTGACTATGTCGACCCAATCCCCAAAGTTGGGCCCAACACAGCACTCAAAATGATCCGCGACCACGGCTCGCTAGAAAAGGTAGTCGAAGCCATGGAAAACGACCccaagaagaaatatacaaTTCCGGAGGATTGGCCATACGAGCAAGCCCGTGATCTCTTTTTCGAACCCGATGTGCGCCCTGCGGATCACCCAGAATGCGACTTTAAGTGGGAGTCTCCTGATGTGGAAGGGCTAGTCAAATTCCTCGTGGAAGGGAAGGGCTTTAGTGAGGATCGGGTACGTAGCGGAGCGGCAAGATTGCAGAAGAATTTGAAAACGGCGCAGCAGTCGCGGCTGGAAGGCTTTTTCAAGCCGGTAGCGAAGacggaggaggagaaggcaaGTTTGAAGAGAAAGCACGAGGAGAAATTGGAAGCGgctaagaagaagaaaaaggaggatGCGAAGGCGAAAAGAGAAGCAAGATCGAGACCGAAAGGCACTTCGTAG
- a CDS encoding uncharacterized protein (EggNog:ENOG410QDM8~TransMembrane:7 (o24-45i57-76o103-121i133-151o185-205i388-405o425-445i)): protein MDNSACPYPSCDVLSLSQLLSLQAAVRATASVSLLACLLVIASYAFSTLFHTPLNRLIFYATWGNLLAHVAELIAWSGPRAGITSSLCKFQAFFIEWFTSADALWNLCIAINVYLVIFRHYSIPELRKLEWKYFLFCYGFQFIPALVFLFINTESRGRIYGDAITWCWISDQWGILRLSVYFGPIWFSFVVILSIYIAAGIKIYIIERGIKNFAAYNYPVLDATSPDALDEQLSGNPPPGDDQSTSINRVEPVSGGQQIIETQPSRLHGSKPANQASPNSQAPTVDFSIGSMSLQTQNRATSKHEPVSPDNSVSSRPTIAGGSGDAPQQEPPEESSDNLESLPGAANLTHPTSTGAMADLESQLSAQTPGSEETTTRRGFTERKAARAYAKLASLYFLSLLVTWIPPTSNRTYIFAHPASPSFALLLASGVAVALQGFWNGVIFFSTSWDAVKSSYKTLKSPHNWSMPALFRRPFIFLHFLNALIREGKIRPRLSSK from the exons ATGGATAACTCAGCCTGCCCCTATCCTAGCTGTGATGTTCTGAGTCTATCCCAACTGCTTTCGCTGCAAGCTGCAGTCCGGGCTACTGCGTCTGTTTCTCTGCTAGCTTGTCTTCTTGTGATTGCAAGTTATGCCTTCAGCACTCTCTTTCACACCCCACTGAATCGACTGATTTTCTATGCGACATGGGGCAACCTTCTAGCACACGTGGCGGAGTTGATAGCGTGGTCGGGACCTAGGGCTGGGATTACCAGTTCACTCTGCAAATTCCAGGCATTTTTCATTGAATG GTTTACATCAGCTGATGCTCTCTGGAATCTATGTATCGCCATCAATGTCTATCTGGTTATATTCCGCCACTATTCCATACCAGAATTACGAAAATTGGAATGGAAAtactttcttttctgctACGGATTCCAGTTTATCCCTGCGCTTGTATTCCTTTTCATCAACACAGAATCCAGAGGGAGAATCTATGGCGATGCAATC ACTTGGTGCTGGATCAGCGATCAATGGGGCATACTTCGCCTTAGCGTATATTTTGGTCCCATTTGGTTCTCATTCGTGGTCATCCTTAGTATTTATATTGCTGCCGGCATAAAGATCTACATCATTGAAAGAGGGATTAAGAATTTCGCTGCATATAATTATCCCGTCTTGGATGCCACATCGCCCGACGCTTTAGATGAGCAGCTCTCTGGAAACCCGCCACCTGGCGATGATCAATCCACTTCCATCAACCGCGTGGAACCTGTGTCTGGGGGACAGCAGATAATTGAGACTCAACCTTCCCGCCTACATGGGTCAAAACCTGCGAATCAAGCATCGCCTAACAGTCAAGCTCCCACAGTGGACTTCTCAATCGGTTCTATGTCGCTGCAGACTCAAAACCGAGCCACAAGCAAACATGAACCGGTTTCTCCAGATAATTCGGTGTCTAGCAGACCAACAATTGCTGGAGGATCTGGCGACGCACCTCAGCAAGAGCCCCCCGAAGAAAGTTCTGACAATCTAGAGTCACTACCTGGGGCAGCTAATTTGACGCATCCCACAAGTACTGGGGCTATGGCAGACCTAGAAAGCCAATTGAGCGCACAGACGCCGGGGTCAGAGGAAACTACGACTCGAAGAGGCTTTACCGAAAGGAAAGCAGCCAGAGCTTATGCCAAGCTCGCAAGTCTATATTTCTTGTCTTTACTTGTCACCTGG ATACCCCCAACGTCAAATCGGACATACATATTCGCACACCCGGCCAGCCCTAGCTTCGCACTATTGCTTGCTTCGGGCGTCGCGGTGGCACTACAAGGATTCTGGAACGGTGTCATCTTTTTTAGCACCTCGTGGGATGCGGTTAAATCCTCCTACAAAACCTTGAAATCGCCTCATAACTGGTCTATGCCGGCACTCTTCAGAAGACCTTTCATATTCCTCCACTTTTTAAACGCACTAATACGGGAAGGAAAAATCAGACCTAGGCTTTCGTCGAAGTGA
- a CDS encoding uncharacterized protein (EggNog:ENOG410PTET), with protein MQSTEILPPVARGRMSLQFSPPYKRGDSILLDIRACNRNCCTNYLEPQYLCFWTYLTVGPPGLPTQETNKTPNTTNSSYSWRDINSVGHWAEFTHAHILQRYGNLLQSAVISSEPMPTSPPQPIKTEAMFAVRFTTYIQSRLRRALRAGSLHLGPQSNLDLTPITVDIGDAAQIIDNFRPDIASKQEACIIAHQTAARAT; from the exons ATGCAATCAACCGAAATTCTACCCCCTGTTGCGAGAGGCCGTATGAGTCTGCAATTTTCTCCGCCTTACAAGAGGGGTGATAGTATTCTACTGGATATCAGAGCGTGCAATCGGAATTGCTGCACCAATTACCTTGAACCCCAATATCT ATGCTTTTGGACTTATCTGACGGTCGGCCCACCGGGCCTTCCTACTCAAGAGACGAACAAAACACCCAATACCACCAATAGCAGTTACTCTTGGAGGGACATCAACAGCGTGGGCCACTGGGCCGAGTTTACTCATGCCCATATCTTGCAACGCTACGGGAACTTGCTTCAGTCTGCTGTGATTTCAAGTGAGCCGATGCCGACCTCCCCTCCACAGCCCATCAAAACCGAAGCGATGTTTGCCGTCCGGTTCACCACTTATATCCAAAGTCGGTTGCGTCGTGCGCTGCGAGCTGGGTCCCTGCACCTTGGACCCCAGTCAAACCTAGATCTTACTCCTATCACTGTCGATATAGGTGACGCAGCGCAGATCATTGACAACTTTCGACCAGACATTGCTTCCAAGCAGGAAGCATGCATAATTGCTCACCAAACCGCTGCCCGGGCGACCTGA
- a CDS encoding uncharacterized protein (EggNog:ENOG410PW42), with product MLEVDPANFAPHLSAFQHDSGHPSAILIGYLPHSTPMNCVTYSKERMDKAIKGIEHIHSAFIEHIDPYTKNILIVPGSERVLWIDFDVAITYPNSTFIGERERCWIKEETECVKGFGVKRAPFFFSEFQHV from the coding sequence ATGCTAGAGGTAGACCCAGCAAACTTTGCACCTCACCTCAGCGCCTTTCAGCATGATAGTGGCCATCCAAGCGCGATCCTGATTGGGTACCTACCACATTCCACGCCGATGAACTGTGTCACCTATAGCAAAGAGCGTATGGACAAGGCAATCAAAGGCATCGAGCACATCCATTCAGCCTTTATTGAACACATTGATCCTTACACCAAGAACATCCTCATTGTTCCTGGGTCCGAGAGGGTTCTTTGGATTGATTTTGATGTTGCCATTACTTACCCAAACAGTACATTCATTGGAGAAAGGGAACGCTGCTGGATTAAGGAGGAAACTGAGTGTGTCAAAGGTTTCGGAGTGAAGCGcgctcctttctttttctcggAATTTCAGCATGTCTAA
- the MEP4 gene encoding Extracellular metalloproteinase 4 (SECRETED:SignalP(1-17)~EggNog:ENOG410PNJQ~COG:O~MEROPS:MER0001399), which produces MFATAIVAVLLAAASSAFPHAAREASKDDANVSVQLSAVGNTMVKAVVTNRGDEAISVLRLNSVLDSFPCRRVDVYKEGKKMEFEGLLAHHDMQNLPDDVFATLNPGDFAENTFDIAETVDLSAGGPVTVLSEGVFLLARSDSTSISGMVQYRSNELKIDVDGVLAAKVESAGGLRRRNLDKRTSFYLDTCTPAAMKNLTALLRSTTDYADAGARAATNGSLATFETFFKKTDLRTRRPVASRFRAISNETSIIDGGIVRLTCSDDFCKGTINAIADSWISFITICPRFFWAYPPTSPECHATDQTSILLHEMTHMRHVYSPGTNDFAYGYDNVTKLPADQAINNADTFAIYAADSYRGC; this is translated from the exons ATGTTTGCAACGGCTATTGTTGCCGTCCTGCTTGCAGCGGCTAGCTCTGCGTTCCCGCACGCCGCTCGTGAAGCATCGAAGGATGACGCGAATGTCAGCGTTCAGCTTAGCGCTGTTGGAAACACTATGGTAAAAGCTGTTGTGACCAACAGAGGCGACGAGGCAATATCTGTTTTGAGGCTGAATAGTGTACTCGACTCTTTCCCATGTCGCAGGGTTGATGTGTATAAAGAAG ggaagaagatggaattTGAGGGACTCCTTGCTCATCATGATATGCAAAACTTACCCGATGACGTCTTCGCCACTTTGAATCCAGGTGACTTCGCAGAAAATACCTTTGACATCGCTGAGACGGTGGATCTATCAGCGGGTGGCCCTGTCACAGTCTTATCTGAGGGAGTCTTTTTACTAGCTCGCTCTGACAGTACAAGCATTTCGGGGATGGTTCAATATCGCTCTAATGAACTCAAGATAGACGTAGATGGTGTGCTTGCTGCTAAAGTTGAGAGTGCCGGGGGTTTGCGAAGACGGAACCTAGACAAACGAACTTCATTCTACTTGGATACTTGCACCCCAGCGGCGATGAAAAATCTTACAGCTCTGTTAAGAAGTACAACTGATTATGCTGATGCTGGTGCTCGAGCAGCGACCAATGGTTCCCTGGCCACTTTCGAAACATTTTTCAAGAAGACTGATCTGCGAACCCGTCGACCTGTTGCCAGCCGATTCCGAGCTATCTCCAACGAAACCAGCATCATAGATGGGGGTATTGTCCGACTCACATGCTCAGATGACTTCTGCAAAGGCACAATCAACGCAATCGCCGACTCATGGATTAGCTTTATCACAATCTGCCCTCGCTTCTTTTGGGCCTACCCTCCTACTTCTCCGGAATGCCATGCCACCGATCAGACATCCATTCTTCTCCATGAAATGACCCACATGCGCCACGTTTACTCCCCAGGAACTAACGACTTTGCCTATGGATACGACAATGTCACCAAACTCCCTGCCGATCAGGCGATCAATAATGCTGACACTTTTGCTATCTACGCTGCCG ATTCCTACCGTGGATGTTGA
- a CDS encoding uncharacterized protein (SECRETED:SignalP(1-21)) gives MKLLPYLLLLPLGALAAQVHAERDTADISQADVEDSSVSSNQEAPQPRGLHTTAYCNGVKKRCRSSRQCGRGQVVYCGAKKPCACDQQRGSPTYGYCVC, from the exons atgaagCTACTTCCCTACCTTCTCTTGCTCCCCCTGGGGGCACTGGCAGCACAGGTCCATGCTGAAAGGGACACGGCGGACATTTCTCAAGCTG ATGTCGAAGATTCGAGTGTGAGCTCCAACCAGGAAGCACCACAACCACGTGGTCTTCACACCACTGCTTACTGCAATGGCGTAAAGA AGAGATGCCGCTCCTCCAGACAGTGTGGTAGAGGACAGGTAGTATATTGTGGCGCGAAGAAGCCTTGTGCCTGTGATCAGCAACGGGGTTCTCCAACATATGGATACTGCGTCTGTTAG
- a CDS encoding uncharacterized protein (EggNog:ENOG410PKTN~COG:P) — protein sequence MEDRLRAQFTRSVCFDDFDNTETKRHVLRGTELKYTKTLKVFDLFREMHPGAPSPPDVQTFKAFMKFVATNTAGRVHETVLPDSLDGWRRDFETAFQRNRNYKFPQSVSRTMKEFIHKGLGLKEGEMERANTSPNDIATLLLQLWCKDFKEYRGTTRDRSRVQMAAAILMYCFTSARTGEIHESTARRGTARRKIDGSNVDDEEQAAQVLAACYKHFILTVERVDGKAMLVLTYQREFVKNYWRKKSWELPVHAFYEIYTESTALLFNPILYFLSMASGDNAFRDFAAVDELMDAVEQLAAKPKQEDTLFTIHFKEHIKGTPVFRQYGDLTLSKAPAKSRGADAFGKEFADLGRRSNYTCNLTPRGCRRWLLMEADTRYSESARMKLASHTDRDRFQKSYTHPLCEVDGQATFLGIKQHRNEHIKTRRSAAIYKQPALWHSLPAKEEIEFYHRADIIALGRDIEELDDRIAETKEEDNRHSLHKKKRRLLNKRQALYTVALREFQKDQPQKFGHEKVDSLGTSEYTFFSYARRVMPERDLLAQILPMKVELRSPEGRQALRAMEALCKQECEIAYRTSLKPIDGHCICGQAMNKYDVPRGKL from the exons ATGGAGGATAGACTGCGGGCACAGTTCACTCGGAGTGTCTGCTTTGACGACTTCGATAATACCGAAACCAAAAGACATGTCCTTCGCGGCACAGAGCTGAAATACACGAAGACATTGAAGGTCTTTGATCT ATTCCGCGAGATGCACCCCGGGGCACCTTCACCTCCAGATGTGCAGACTTTCAAAGCATTCATGAAATTTGTTGCTACAAATACCGCCGGTCGAGTTCATGAAACAGTGTTGCCAGACAGCTTGGACGGATGGCGAAGGGATTTCGAAACAGCATTTCAGCGGAATCGGAATTACAAGTTCCCCCAGAGCGTATCTCGCACTATGAAAGAG TTCATTCATAAAGGGCTGGGCTTAAAGGAGGGAGAGATGGAGAGAGCAAACACATCGCCTAATGACATTGCGACCCTTCTTCTGCAACTATGGTGCAAGGACTTCAAGGAATACCGAGGCACAACCAGGGACCGGAGCAGAGTCCAAATGGCTGCTGCAATTCTTATGTATTGTTTTACATCTGCACGAACGGGCGAAATTCATGAATCAACAGCGCGAAGAGGCACTGCTCGACGCAAGATAGATGGCAGTAATGTTGATGATGAGGAACAGGCTGCACAAGTCCTTGCAGCATGTTATAAG CATTTCATTCTGACTGTGGAAAGGGTTGACGGGAAGGCAATGCTGGTTCTCACGTACCAAAGAGAATTTGTGAAAAACTACTGGCGGAAAAAGTCGTGGGAGCTCCCAGTCCATGCTTTTTACGAGATCTACACGGAAAGCACGGCTTTACTATTCAATCCCATCCTCTACTTCTTATCAATGGCGTCTGGGGACAATGCTTTTCGAGATTTTGCAGCTGTTGATGAGCTCATGGATGCTGTCGAACAGCTGGCTGCCAAGCCCAAACAAGAAGATACTTTATTCACCATTCACTTCAAGGAGCATATCAAGGGAACACCGGTATTTCGGCAATATGGAGACCTGACCCTTAGCAAAGCGCCAGCAAAGTCAAGGGGGGCTGATGCATTTGGTAAAGAATTTGCGGATCTCGGTCGCCGAAGTAACTATACTTGCAACCTGACGCCCCGGGGTTGCAGGAGGTGGCTACTGATGGAAGCAG ATACTCGTTATTCTGAGTCAGCAAGAATGAAGCTTGCATCTCATACTGATCGTGACCGGTTTCAGAAATCGTACACGCATCCGCTCTGTGAAGTTGATGGGCAAGCCACCTTCCTCGGCATCAAACAACACCGTAACGAGCACATTAAAACCCGGCGATCAGCGGCAATTTACAAGCAGCCGGCGTTGTGGCACTCCCTCCCAGCCAAAGAGGAGATTGAATTCTACCACCGAGCGGATATTATCGCACTGGGCAGGGATATAGAAGAACTTGATGATAGGATAGCTGAGACGAAAGAGGAGGACAATCGGCACAGCCTCCACAAGAAGAAACGTCGGCTGCTTAACAAGAGGCAGGCGTTGTATACTGTTGCGCTTCGAGAGTTCCAAAAGGATCAGCCCCAGAAGTTTGGCCATGAGAAGGTTGACTCGCTAGGCACATCGGAATACACATTCTTCAGCTATGCACGACGAGTCATGCCAGAACGCGACTTACTGGCTCAGATACTACCAATGAAAGTTGAATTACGAAGCCCTGAAGGACGTCAGGCTCTCCGCGCGATGGAGGCTCTCTGCAAGCAAGAATGTGAGATTGCTTATCGCACCAGCCTTAAACCCATTGATGGGCACTGCATATGCGGCCAAGCAATGAATAAGTATGATGTTCCTAGAGGCAAGCTGTAA
- a CDS encoding uncharacterized protein (EggNog:ENOG410PY3E~COG:T): MEKRCTTFPGSDSSSDTGTSQAPDFSGGSDETAPNDESTQLQKRTLRKPPPLPLSVKRSHCDDSLRPNPPLVRFCQRGTPWQKYQRFIHEGSSTSYLAYELSPAFPIVLIKKQHGVEAYSSKNLLRTSHTNLVNLRDAFIEGRQVFLVYEYMQLSLEQVHSSTSLKEFHIATVCKEILQGIAYIHRELQITHGSINCQNVFVSFTGRIKIGDIGGSMLSGSKDNPEIDTQSVGFVMREIMEPGHSYLNPKTFTLDKPEKWSLELLEFFEKTKNSTGTDLLNHVFLAYSPGPGCLGPPAVSAGRLSKREWKPFG; encoded by the exons ATGGAGAAGCGATGTACCACTTTCCCCGGCAGCGATAGCTCCAGCGACACCGGCACCTCACAGGCGCCGGATTTCAGTGGGGGGAGTGACGAAACTGCACCAAACGACGAGTCCACACAGCTTCAGAAACGGACTCTTCGAAAGCCCCCACCACTCCCTCTTTCAGTCAAGCGCTCACACTGTGATGACAGCCTAAGGCCTAACCCACCTCTGGTTCGGTTCTGCCAGAGAGGAACGCCGTGGCAAAAATATCAGCGCTTCATACATGAAGGCTCCTCAACAAGCTATCTGGCTTATGAGCTCTCGCCGGCATTTCCCATTGTATTAATAAAGAAGCAGCATGGAGTAGAAGCCTACTCAAGCAAGAATCTCCTTAGAACATCTCATACAAATCTTGTTAATTTAAGAGATGCTTTTATCGAGGGAAGACAAGTGTTTCTTGTCTATGAATACATGCAGCTGTCACTTGAGCAAGTTCATTCGAGTACATCTTTAAAGGAGTTCCATATTGCAACTGTTTGCAAAGAG ATTCTTCAAGGGATTGCATACATTCACCGCGAGCTACAGATAACACATGGCAGTATAAACTGCCAAAATGTTTTCGTCTCTTTCACTGGCCGTATCAAGATTG GAGATATTGGAGGAAGTATGCTATCTGGCTCCAAAGACAACCCGGAGATTGATACTCAGTCTGTTGGGTTTGTTATGAGGGAGATAATGGAGCCCGGGCATAGTTACCTCAATCCAAAAACATTCACCCTTGACAAACCAGAGAAATGGAGCTTAGAATTACTTGAATTTTTCGAGAAAACCAAAAATTCGACAGGAACAGACCTATTGAAT CATGTCTTTCTTGCCTACTCTCCGGGGCCTGGCTGCCTCGGCCCTCCTGCAGTGTCCGCAGGGCGCCTCTCAAAGAGAGAATGGAAGCCCTTTGGGTAG
- a CDS encoding uncharacterized protein (EggNog:ENOG410QE14~COG:T) yields MAELSPDEKSIIKDYPLAGSLDDLCGLLQEAEPMYESRQISSDATIDRLDRLYQNALSKLLHGLLGADAAFNLRSRIADQNVDSDLADLFKRIRRGHLRYDHCRPLVRLVIHKAPDVDIWKAVFDLIATVPRQTPPASSQKGPEQTRRLVEGRIFEEIHSCTFRGVEGFLTKYFERTDWSAQADAIWQRVLDPASDGNWAKFPNPPVRKDVLEWGFRLQDDLLSDARSVCFSTTSKADLVGSDAERQVDPLLRARVQGDSGEKHDWKDICVVGELKQSSDEIRTKDTLLQLALYVREVFIAQPTRLFVHAFAVCGTKFEAWVFDRSGPYSSGVLDIYEDVKQFFRVILGYAML; encoded by the exons ATGGCGGAGCTTTCGCCAGATGAAAAATCCATCATCAAGGACTACCCCTTAGCGGGCTCACTTGATGATTTATGCGGCTTGCTACAAGAAGCAGAGCCAATGTACGAGTCGCGTCAAATCTCATCCGACGCTACCATCGATCGTCTTGACCGACTCTATCAAAATGCGCTTTCAAAACTCCTTCATGGTCTTCTGGGAGCAGATGCAGCCTTCAACCTTCGCTCACGGATTGCCGATCAAAACGTGGATTCAGATTTGGCAGACCTATTCAAGCGCATCCGGCGAGGCCACCTCCGCTACGATCACTGTCGACCGCTAGTCCGGCTCGTCATCCACAAGGCTCCCGACGTTGACATATGGAAGGCGGTCTTCGACCTTATCGCTACCGTCCCTCGACAAACTCCTCCAGCGAGT TCACAGAAAGGACCTGAACAGACGCGCCGGCTCGTGGAAGGAAGGATCTTTGAAGAGATTCATAGCTGCACCTTTCGAGGTGTGGAGGGGTTCTTAACCAAATATTTTGAAAGGACGGACTGGAGTGCGCAAGCGGATGCCATCTGGCAACGCGTCCTGGACCCCGCGAGTGACGGTAATTGGGCTAAGTTCCCCAATCCCCCGGTACGGAAGGATGTCCTCGAATGGGGGTTTCGGCTCCAAGATGATTTGCTCTCGGATGCGCGCAGCGTTTGCTTCTCCACGACAAGCAAGGCAGATCTTGTCGGCTCTGACGCGGAGCGACAAGTCGATCCTTTGCTAAGGGCCCGAGTTCAGGGTGATTCGGGAGAAAAACATGACTGGAAGGATATCTGTGTGGTAGGCGAGTTGAAACAGTCATCGGATGAGATCCGGACAAAAGACACGCTGCTTCAGCTTGCGCTCTACGTGCGGGAAGTGTTTATCGCCCAGCCAACTCGGCTATTTGTCCATGCGTTCGCCGTCTGCGGGACCAAGTTTGAGGCCTGGGTGTTCGACCGCTCCGGGCCCTACAGCTCTGGCGTGCTTGATATCTATGAGGACGTGAAGCAGTTTTTCCGGGTGATCTTGGGCTACGCTATGCTTTGA
- a CDS encoding uncharacterized protein (EggNog:ENOG410Q55N~COG:O), whose amino-acid sequence MATHSHPEITRLLKQIEERYPDPKSHEEHIHDLDYIDNNTCAICRRRFFLPMEFGPCKHTFCLGCLWGHLKSAVLAEITCPLCRSDAYEFKYNTSVNGDGCEHTKEEKGALSLIVFFAKLQNLDGGYIFYDDLDAVYDPDLAMPTEDGEILSFEQLRALDEEVEDSGWETDNDANGDDDDDEPVSPLTFLLNKLPIEQLRGQLGGMRFVKVVIQNRLEELAPLYQKW is encoded by the coding sequence ATGGCAACCCATTCACACCCTGAAATAACTCGACTCTTGAAGCAGATTGAGGAGAGATATCCTGATCCCAAATCGCACGAGGAGCATATTCATGACTTGGACTATATTGACAACAATACTTGCGCCATCTGCcggcgacgcttcttcttGCCAATGGAGTTTGGACCCTGCAAGCATACATTTTGCCTTGGATGCCTTTGGGGCCATCTCAAGAGTGCAGTTTTAGCAGAAATAACATGTCCCCTTTGCCGATCGGACGCATATGAATTTAAGTACAATACCTCTGTCAACGGTGACGGGTGTGAACATACaaaggaggaaaaaggaGCCCTTTCCTTGATTGTCTTCTTTGCGAAACTTCAAAACCTCGATGGTGGCTATATTTTTTATGATGATCTTGATGCAGTATATGATCCGGATCTTGCCATGCCAACTGAAGATGGCGAAATTCTGTCATTCGAGCAACTGAGAGCATTGGATGAGGAGGTGGAAGACAGTGGGTGGGAAACTGACAATGATGCCAATggtgacgatgacgatgacgaacCCGTTTCTCCTCTTACTTTTTTGTTGAATAAACTGCCAATTGAGCAGTTGAGAGGACAGCTTGGGGGAATGCGATTCGTTAAGGTGGTTATCCAAAATCGCCTGGAAGAGCTTGCTCCATTGTATCAGAAGTGGTGA
- a CDS encoding uncharacterized protein (EggNog:ENOG41KOG0056~COG:Q): MFIFLARLQEALENMQSFLDAIHLELAKVNSLIEISEKETSSVDFSYNKQCQVLEGLSFRVPGGETIAFVGESGSGKSTILNLLLQVHFPQRGSIQINESDISESQKEGITFVPQKPSFFSDRSIMENLKYTNPNVEDAEIRKICHSLLIHDRIQRCPEGYNTRYQDAMFSGGEQQQLAIARALTQDARIFLLDELTNSQDNKTASCILDVLKSRANGRTTILVS, from the exons ATGTTCATTTTCCTCGCGCGATTGCAAGAGGCTCTGGAAAACATGCAAAGCTTTCTGGATGCTATCCACTTGGAGCTTGCAAAGGTCAATTCACTTATTGAAATCTCCGAGAAAGAAACATCA AGCGTGGACTTTTCTTACAATAAACAATGCCAAGTTCTTGAAGGATTGTCATTCAGGGTGCCGGGCGGCGAAACCATTGCATTTGTTGGAGAGTCTGGCAGTGGAAAATCAACCATCCTGAATCTCCTTTTGCAAGTCCACTTCCCACAACGTGGCTCCATCCAAATTAACGAAAGCGATATTTCGGAGAGCCAAAAGGAAGGAATTACCTTTGTACCCCAGAAACCTAGCTTCTTTAGTGACCGCAGCATTATGGAGAATCTCAAATACACCAACCCCAATGTCGAGGACGCAGAAATACGCAAGATCTGCCACTCATTGTTAATCCACGACCGGATCCAACGATGCCCCGAAGGCTATAACACCCGGTACCAAGATGCTATGTTCTCCGGCGGAGAGCAGCAACAATTGGCCATCGCTCGTGCTTTAACCCAGGATGCGCGCATTTTTCTCCTGGATGAACTTACAAACAGCCAGGATAACAAGACAGCCTCTTGTATCTTGGATGTGCTGAAATCACGCGCTAATGGTCGGACCACCATTTTAGTTTCATAA